The genomic window AGTCTGTTCTAAGCTTGGGACAGCTCCCAGTCGGGGACAGCTCCCGGCCGGTGACAGCTCCCCGCTCTTCCCCTGGCTGAAGGGAGCTCTCGGTCGGGGACAGCTCCTGGTCCCGGACAGCTCCCGAGCGAGGCCCAAGCAGGGCCTGCCGCTCCTCCTCCCCCCAGCTCACTCTCACCTCGCATTCTGGTACCgccactgccacctccgccaCCGCCGCCAGTGGGGGAATTGGGCCCCGCTGACTGTTTGCGCCATCCCCGCCAGTTCTGGCAGAGGCTCTCGGCCTCGGAGATGAAGGAACAGAGCGAATCCTCCTCAAAACGGTCCGAATCCTCGAATGAGAAGCGCTCTCCGTCCTCCCACTCCGCAAACATCAGCTCCATGGGGCCCGCACCCCCCGGAGCCGGGTCCCCCCCCGCGGATCCGGGGCCTGGGCCGCCGGCCGGGGGTTGAGGGGAGGCCCGGGGCCTGAGGGGCGAGCCGGGGCTGGGGGTGGCCGGGGCGCTCAGGGCGGCCGTGCCGGGCGAGAATCTCAGGCCTGGGAAAGAGACGGAACCGGGCCTCGCCCAACAGCGAGGTGCAAGCGGTGATCTTGGCCAGTCTCCGAGACTTAAGGCCGGGACGAAGCGCTCGGCGGCTGGGGCCTCTAGGCGGCTGTGGAGCCGCCTCCCCCATCAGCTGATCTGGACTTCCGGCCGCGCGGGCCGCCACCACTTCCGCCCTCGCGCGCTCGGGATCCGGATCGGGTACGGGCGGATGTAAGGGACACGTTTATTTAAttgctgcatttgctttttttccctccagcCCACCCTCAGACACTGTAAGAGGAAGCCAACCCCCAATGTTATACGAAGCAACTACAGATCCCAGCAATAACTCGGAGTCCATAATGTCCCCAAGGAATAAACAGCCGCTATGCATGTTGGGAATTGTAGGCTGTCAGGAGAGGACAGGAACTATTGGATGGAGTTATTGTCTTAACTCTGGATAGGCCCCAGGGCCGCACTACTTTCTGGGAATCGTAGTCCAGAAGTCTGCAATCCAGCCCACCTTTTTATAGGGTCTAATTGGGGAAACATCAGAAAAGAATGCATTTGATTTCAGGAAATGGTTGTACTGTTTGTCCATACGGCCTTTGGGTCTACTAACTCAACCTTTTTTTGTGCCATGGACCCTTTAGCAGTCTAGGCAGGTTTCTGGACCCCCTTCTCAGATTGTTTACAAATGCACAAAACACCAAGAATTACAAAGGAAACCAGTTGtttaaatacaattattaaacTATTAATAGAACAAATCTGTAACGTAATAATGCTCCTTTATTTACACATTAAATGACAAGATCTAGGAGGCAGTGTAGTAACTATCATAATTTTGAAGCTGGTCATCAGTATAAATGCTTTTTGAGATATTTATAACCAACTGTAACATGATATGAAAATACCGTGATTTCATATAGGTTTTGATAATGTTACTGTGGTTTGTTTTCCATAGCCCTGActgaaatgctaaatttcagttgtagttaaaaatacaaattttccccCAAGTTCACAGATGCCTTAAGTGGAGTCTATTGACCTAGGTTAAGAACTcctaaggctgggcgcggtggctcacgcctgtaatcccagcactttgggaggctgaggtcggcggatcacgaggtcaggagattgagaccatcctggctaacacggtgaaaccccgtctctataaaactacaaagaattagccgggcatggtggtgggcgcctgtagtcccagctactcgggaggcggaagcaggaaaatggtgtgaaccctggaggcggagcttgcagtgatgcgagatcgcaccactgcattccagcctgggcgacagagcgacactccgtctcaaaaaaaaaacaaaaacaaaaacaaactcctaAGCCTAGTCCAAAGTGCATAGGCACTGAGCTTCTTCCTATAGCTAAAAGGCTCATCCTGTAGAATTGGGCACTTGCCCAGGGCTCTATGCAGGGGATATGAAGAATGTGGGAAGAGACAACTGTCAGTGGATCAGGGAGGCAAGACCCCTTCTTACCTTAATAATTATCCCATTGCTGCATTAAAAGCACCACTGATGTTTGTCCCACATTTAATGCTGTAAAGTACATTAAAAAGCTAACTCAATTATGCCTGAAAGGGCAGAGTACACATAAAATGCTATGTAATTTTTCCTAATATTAGGGGAATCACAACAGTGAATGCCTTCAGCAACTAGGCAGATAACTTGAGAGAAGTAAACAGGtaataaaatagacaatttttaattctgtttcacCATTTTGTAGAGTCCAGTAGTGAGGTCACTGGAGAATGCAGACAAATGATAATCAGCTCTACCTAATTATTGCCAGgtggaaataagaaaatagggCTGCcagagcttttaattttttttattaaaaaaataagtggccgggcacggtgactcacgcctgtaatcccagcactttgggaggccaagacgggtggttcacttgaggtcaggagttcaagaccagcctggccaacatggtgaaactctgtctctactgaaaatacaaaaattagcccgtcatgatggctggtgcctgtaatcctagctactcagaaagctgaggcaggagaatcacttgaacctgggaggcggaggttgcggtgagctgagatagcaccactgcacttcagcttgggcaacagagcaagactccgtcttaaataaacaaacaaataaataaagctaaaatgtgaaattttaatgactttttttcctatttttgaacacgaccagctaattttaaaactttttttttaactgcatggGTCACATAAAACACATCTGTAGAACCTCTAGGTCACCAGTTTGTTAACTTGATTATTTAGAGAGCACCTTGCAGGGACTATGCACAAAATAGGCAATCACTAAGTATTTACAGACGATAGCAAACTTCAACTTCCTTATTGCATCCAAAGGCAAGGGCACTAAATGGTGTAAAAGACTTCAAATGCAGGGAAAGACAAGACAACGGGATTTGTCCTGCTCCTAGGGCAAATCAGGAAGGAAATAATTTCCAGGGTCTAGGGgaggaaacagggttcaagaaTGAAGAGAGTACCTAATTCACAACAAAAGGCCAAGTTCTCTTCAGAGGATTTTATTTCAAGATATATCATAACTTCTACCCATACTATGATTCCAAAGGGTGAAAAAAGTGTTTTGTCTCTTCTACCCTCCAAAGAGGGCATGGCAATGCCAATGTCTCTAAAATGCCTCCGCATAGTTGTCAGAAGCTATATTTCAGTCATTGAAAATACTTGTCCATTTTCAGCTGAGGTGAGGTTTGTTAGGAAACCTCTGTAAcaatttattcaatttatttggAGGTAAACTCCCAGACTCTCGTATTGATCTCATCTTTCGGGCTTCCTGAAAACACAGAACAAATACAAGAATGACAGCTCTACAGTGTGTCTAGTGCAGACTTTTAAGATCTGAcccaaaaaatcaatcaataaatcaaGTTTGTCCTGATCTAGGCCCATAGTTCTCACAATGCCCTAAAGCACATGAAGATGTTAACCAGCCTGGAGAGATCTATGTCAGCCGCTCTTCAACAAAAGGGCGTTGGGACCTACAAATGAGACTATGCTCAGAAACTACCATCTCTGCTAGCAATTAAGCCTAGGCTGGAAACCAAACAATTGTCATTATTTAGTTTTAGTCTCTTTAGTTCTATTTCAGACAATAATGTCTACTTGAGCAGCgctatacattttcaaaatggttttcCCATTCATTACTTCATCTGACAGTCACAACATTCTTCAAAGTGGTATTAGCCTCATTTTACGTATAGTAATGGTAAAGTTCAGAGCAATGAATAAATCCGTCAAGATCACACAGCCTTCAAAACTGTAACCTTTCCCACTTTGGCGTGAATAATATACCTCCCAAATGAATGAAAGGGCCTTTCCTAGCAAAAGGCAGGGAGAATCATTACTTGTATCTCCCCCATTCTTTTCCTGAGAAAGCACCCCAGGAGCCATCGGTCACCTGAGCCTTCGCGGCACAATCGAGGAAGCCCTGGATCTCTTTTCTGCACGCATCGTCGCGGAATTCATTCTGCTTCCAGCAAGCCATCATCACCGCCATCTCCGTGATGCAAGTCGCCTCTGGAGGGGCAGATCCGGGGGACCTTCAGTCACAAGAAGACCCACCTTCCTGCCCTCCTACCCACCCGCCTCTGCTCATGCTCCGGCTTCCGCTCCGGGGCCCTCCTGACACCGACTGCTCACCGCCCTTCTCCCGGCTACGCTCCCCGACGCGGTTAGCTAGAATGAGAGGTTTATTGGGCTTCAGCACAGGCTTCCGAGGGTTCCCAAACCGCGCCAGGCGACCCCGCAGGCTGGGTGTCGCCATCGCACACCCAGCTCCCGGCAGGCTTTGCGGTTCCGTGCGTGACCTCGCGAGATCCCTACGGGCTCGACGAATCACCGCGGAGCTCTGGGAAGGCTCCATGGCTTGCCGGCGGccacctctttcttttatttggcCGGGGCTGCGGCGATGCTGGGTTCGAACAGCGGCGGGTTCGTACTCATCAGCAGATTAGGAGGAGACTCTGGGTTCGTACGCCGACTGAGGCTTCTCCTTGATGGGCTCCGGGCCCCGAAGTCTGGGGGCAGTACGAGGCCGGGGACATGCAGGAAAGGGCCCTGGTAAGTGGACACTCTTCTGGTGGTAACCGGCTTGGTCTAGAGGCTATTGGCAtagggcggggtggggggggagcGAATCAAAATTTGAGACTTTAAGATGTTGGGTTGGGAAAGattattgttttactttaataAACCTTGCAAGAACTGTTGTTTTTCACTACCTATAGGACCACTACAAAGCCGCAAAGAAAAATTAgacttgtttcattttataacaactgctgctgctactactagATACCATTTGCTCATTTATAACAATCTCAGTTGATAGGATGAAGCTTAAACACTTGGCATTCATCGTCTTTTTTAATCCTCTCGCCAGTCTTACAGACTTGGACCTTCAATTGTGATGCTTCATCAGacttttttatgagacagggcctctcttggttgcccagactggagttctaGTGGCACattcgtagctcactgcagcttcaaacttctgaactcaaacgatcctcccgcctctgcctcctgggtagctgaaaccacaggtgcaagacaccacgcccagctaattattttttgtagagacggggttctgtCATATTGCCtggactggtctctaactcctgggctcaagcgatcctcctgcctcgccctcccaaagtgctttacaTGActgagcctctgcgcccagccaGACTTGGTTCTCAAGTTACTTCTGGCTGTTTACAAAAACTCATTTCAAAGATGTGCAGCGTATTCTCATAGCATTTCCAAATAAGCTCCAAGAAATGTTTTTGGTAATGGAAGCAGAAACAAGCCTGTAGCTCATGACTGCTTTGGAGGAGCAACATTTATTTGGATTTGTAAATGTAGTGTGTTAAAAATGACTTATCACAGATATTTGGAATCTTCCCACTGATTTCTGCATGGCTggttgtttttcttcccttaagtCTCAGTTAATGTCAGAGGGCTTCTCTGACctctcccaccccaccaccaTCAACCTGTTTTCTTCATAGCACCTATCACAGTCTGAAGTGTCTTATTATGGCCTGACCTATCCCTAAcacccatttaaaaatgtaagcatgAAAGAAGGAACAACACGTTGTCTATCTTGTTCATTGCTGAATCCACAGTGCCTAAAATAGTaccaataaatacttgttaaatgaacaaacgttttatttatttatttttggatttggggtctcgttctgtcacccaggttggagtgcagtggaatgattagcttactgcagccttggcctcactccagtgatcctcctgcttcagctgctggagtagctgcaaccacaggctcacaccaccaaacccggctggctaggttttttttttattttttgtagagatggggtctcagcatgttgcccagactactcttgaactcctgggctcaagtgagcttcctgccttggcctcccaaagtgctgggattacaggcatgagccaccacacccaacctgaaACTTTTTTACAAATCTCCAACTTTATTACACCCACCCCCAAAAAATAATGAAGCAGAAGACATTATTTAACAAGAAGCAGTTTATTATACAAAACGAAACCTGAGGTAATAGAAAATAACACTTGCAGTAATAAAGGAAGCAGCCTTGCACTCCACCTCCACACTCCAGAGTATAATTAAAAGACTCCTAGCAGACATTTCTGTCACCAATAATGCCAACCTGCAGTGAGTGAGTCTGCTGCTGTATACAGAGCAGGCTGGGCCCCAAATCAGAAAATTCATATTGCTTGCTTTCTCTATAGGGAAAGTGAAGCTTTCAGTAAGTATCATGTGCCTATTCTTGATTCTACTTTCCCTTGTGGAAATGTAACACCTGGTTTACACTGCTCTTTTCTGAGTACTTATATGGTGATAGGAATAAAGGAGAAAGTCTGGAAAGCACCGAGCACAAAGCAGGCCTGAGGCTCCAGCAACAGTCATTCAGAAACAACTGCCCACTTTATACGTCAAAGTACCAAAGGAATGCCAATGTGAGCTCGTGTCATTAGAAGGAGAGGTAAGGATAATTCTACACCTTGCTTAACTATCACTTAACCTTTTTATTGCACATAATGAAATTTAAGTCCTGACCTAGGTCTGTACTTATGTAATATGTATTATGCACTCTAAATTAGCATCTGCATTTAGATAGATTGCAAGCTTAGAAATCAGTCCTGCATTTGACCTCTTTTGTCAGTGCCTACTATATCaaattttaacagaatttttttttttgagatagagttttactcttgttgcccaggctagagtgcaatggcgtgatgtcGGTTCAccactacctctgcctcctgggttccagcgattcttctgcctcagcctcctgagtagctgggattacagtcatgtgccagccaccacgcccagctaattttgtatttttactagagatgaggtttctccatgttggtcaggctggtcttgaactcctgacctcaggtgatctgcccgccttggcctcccagagtgctggaattacaggcgtgagccactgcacccagcccaacagatttttttttttttttttttttaaagacgggtctatgttgcccagttggTACTCATAGGTGCACTCACAGCatactatagcctcaaactcttgggctcaagcgatcttcctgcctcagccttctgagtagctgggactacagacccatGCCATCACATGTGGCTTAgatatatttttgaagtttttttttttttttttttcagtttctgtttttgagacagggtgtcactctgtcacccaggctggagtgcagtggcgatcctcccacttcagcctcccaagtagctgaatctacaggcacacacaccatgcccagctaattttttctattttttgtagagatggggttttgccatgttacccaagctggtcttgaatccctaggctcaagcgatcctcccacctcggcctcccaaagtgctgggatcacaggtatgagtcactgcacccagcctgaaggtCTTCCCTCTTGTTCTTTTCTGCAAAAGGTCAAACAGGGTAAGCAAACTTTCTGTAATTTATGAAGATCATCTTTTAttaaaggattaaatgaaaaaagaacaacTTTGGCAATGAAATTCAGCCTAATTACAGCTTTTCTTGGCCACATCCTTAGATTTCAGTATATTAAGTGTAGACCCTAGTTGTTGAAGCATCTaacatatatctatctatatagatatgTAGATAGAGGTATAGATAATATACTGATAAACTGTGGAACTTCTCTAGTGATACCTCATTAATACATTACAACTAGAGTAGCTCTAAGGTCCAAGGTATTCTTTCCTGTTCCACTGCCCCAGAAAGAGCTAATGGTTTCCCTGCTCATTAGACTGTGTGTTCAAACCACAGCAATAGAAgggtttggctgcatccccaaATCTgactaagcttttttttttttttttttttttttttgagacagactctcactctgttgcccaggctggagtgcagtggtgtgatctcggctcactgcaacctccacctcccaggttcaagcaattctcctgcctcagcctcccaaatagctgggattacaggtgtgagccacctgttGGTACTGGGTGCGCCCAGCTCTAAGCTTTTATTTAGCCAGCCACTTGTGGCTTAAATATCTTGCCTTGCCTCCTCATCCCTTTGAGTGGGCTCCATCAAAAAGTagtctcaggctgggcacggtggctcactcctataatcccagcactttgggaggccgagacaagtggatcatttgaggtcaggagtctgagaccagcctggccaacatggcgaaaccccatttctactaaaatacaaaaaagttagccaggcatggtggtgcgcgcctgtgatcccaccactctggaggctgaagcacgagaattgcttgaacatgggaggcagaggctgcagtgagccaaaattgtgccaccgcactctagccttggtgatgcagtgagactctacctcaaaaaaaaaaaaaaaaagggggggggagcctgggcacagtggctcacgcctgtaatcccagcactttgggaggccaagccaagtgaatcatctgagctcaggagttcgagaccagactggctaacatggtgaaaccccatctctactaaaaatacaaaaattagctagacatggtggcaggcacctgtaatcgccactactcaggaggctgaggcagaagaatcacttgaactggggaggcggagattctagtgagctgagatcgcaccattgcactccagcctgggcgacaagagcgaaactccatctcaaaaaaaaaaaaaaaggtcatatgAAAGCCTATCAGTAATACAGTGAATGAAGCTGGACTATTCATTGCACTTAAAAGTGAAAAGTGCTacagattataaaataattactaaaacaTACTGCTACACTGTTTCCATAACTGCAGAAGATGGGACTTCGTagcatataaaaacaataaaatagaggGAACAGTTCATTAGGCAAACAAAAGAATTAGGAACTATAAAAATTTGCACTTTTTTCcctgggcttctttttttttttttttttggtcaacatACCGAAAAATTTGCACTTTGACTCATATTGGCctattttaacatttcaaaatcatttaaagaaaaatacgaCTTTTTCTGTCATAATTCCCAGTCTTAGTCTCCATCTTTGATCAAAAAGAGGACAGGGCAATACATTAAATTGACAAGGCATATAACAGCCACTGAATCTTTCTGTTCATGAGAAGGAATCCCAGATATACCATAAATAAGATGCAAACCAGCAGTAAGAATGATGGCAAGGTTTCTGTATTTCCATCAGAAATTGTGGGAAAGGGCCTAAAACCAGGAAAGACAAggccattaaaaatatatatttgaggccgggtgtagtggctcacgcctgtaatcccagcactttgggaggccaaggcaggcggatcacgaggtcaaaagatcaagactatccttgccaacatggcgaaaccccatctctactaaaaatacaaaaaattagctgggcgtggtggtgcatgcctgtagtcccagctactcaggaagctgaggcaggagaatcgcttgaaacagggaggtggaggttgcagtgagccgagNNNNNNNNNNNNNNNNNNNNNNNNNNNNNNNNNNNNNNNNNNNNNNNNNNNNNNNNNNNNNNNNNNNNNNNNNNNNNNNNNNNNNNNNNNNNNNNNNNNNNNNNNNNNNNNNNNNNNNNNNNNNNNNNNNNNNNNNNNNNNNNNNNNNNNNNNNNNNNNNNNNNNNNNNNNNNNNNNNNNNNNNNNNNNNNNNNNNNNNNNNNNNNNNNNNNNNNNNNNNNNNNNNNNNNNNNNNNNNNNNNNNNNNNNNNNNNNNNNNNNNNNNNNNNNNNNNNNNNNNNNNNNNNNNNNNNNNNNNNNNNNNNNNNNNNNNNNNNNNNNNNNNNNNNNNNNNNNNNNNNNNNNNNNNNNNNNNNNNNNNNNNNNNNNNNNNNNNNNNNNNNNNNNNNNNNNNNNNNNNNNNNNNNNNNNNNNNNNNNNNNNNNNNNNNNNNNNNNNNNNNNNNNNNNNNNNNNNNNNNNNNNNNNNNNNNNNNNNNNNNNNNNNNNNNNNNNNNNNNNNNNNNNNNNNNNNNNNNNNNNNNNNNNNNNNNNNNNNNNNNNNNNNNNNNNNNNNNNNNNNNNNNNNNNNNNNNNNNNNNNNNNNNNNNNNNNNNNNNNNNNNNNNNNNNNNNNNNNNNNNNNNNNNNNNNNNNNNNNNNNNNNNNNNNNNNNNNNNNNNNNNNNNNNNNNNNNNNNNNNNNNNNNNNNNNNNNNNNNNNNNNNNNNNNNNNNNNNNNNNNNNNNNNNNNNNNNNNNNNNNNNNNNNNNNNNNNNNNNNNNNNNNNNNNNNNNNNNNNNNNNNNNNNNNNNNNNNNNNNNNNNNNNNNNNNNNNNNNNNNNNNNNNNNNNNNNNNNNNNNNNNNNNNNNNNNNNNNNNNNNNNNNNNNNNNNNNNNNNNNNNNNNNNNNNNNNNNNNNNNNNNNNNNNNNNNNNNNNNNNNNNNNNNNNNNNNNNNNNNNNNNNNNNNNNNNNNNNNNNNNNNNNNNNNNNNNNNNNNNNNNNNNNNNNNNNNNNNNNNNNNNNNNNNNNNNNNNNNNNNNNNNNNNNNNNNNNNNNNNNNNNNNNNNNNNNNNNNNNNNNNNNNNNNNNNNNNNNNNNNNNNNNNNNNNNNNNNNNNNNNNNNNNNNNNNNNNNNNNNNNNNNNNNNNNNNNNNNNNNNNNNNNNNNNNNNNNNNNNNNNNNNNNNNNNNNNNNNNNNNNNNNNNNNNNNNNNNNNNNNNNNNNNNNNNNNNNNNNNNNNNNNNNNNNNNNNNNNNNNNNNNNNNNNNNNNNNNNNNNNNNNNNNNNNNNNNNNNNNNNNNNNNNNNNNNNNNNNNNNNNNNNNNNNNNNNNNNNNNNNNNNNNNNNNNNNNNNNNNNNNNNNNNNNNNNNNNNNNNNNNNNNNNNNNNNNNNNNNNNNNNNNNNNNNNNNNNNNNNNNNNNNNNNNNNNNNNNNNNNNNNNNNNNNNNNNNNNNNNNNNNNNNNNNNNNNNNNNNNNNNNNNNNNNNNNNNNNNNNNNNNNNNNNNNNNNNNNNNNNNNNNNNNNNNNNNNNNNNNNNNNNNNNNNNNNNNNNNNNNNNNNNNNNNNNNNNNNNNNNNNNNNNNNNNNNNNNNNNNNNNNNNNNNNNNNNNNNNNNNNNNNNNNNNNNNNNNNNNNNNNNNNNNNNNNNNNNNNNNNNNNNNNNNNNNNNNNNNNNNNNNNNNNNNNNNNNNNNNNNNNNNNNNNNNNNNNNNNNNNNNNNNNNNNNNNNNNNNNNNNNNNNNNNNNNNNNNNNNNNNNNNNNNNNNNNNNNNNNNNNNNNNNNNNNNNNNNNNNNNNNNNNNNNNNNNNNNNNNNNNNNNNNNNNNNNNNNNNNNNNNNNNNNNNNNNNNNNNNNNNNNNNNNNNNNNNNNNNNNNNNNNNNNNNNNNNNNNNNNNNNNNNNNNNNNNNNNNNNNNNNNNNNNNNNNNNNNNNNNNNNNNNNNNNNNNNNNNNNNNNNNNNNNNNNNNNNNNNNNNNNNNNNNNNNNNNNNNNNNNNNNNNNNNNNNNNNNNNNNNNNNNNNNNNNNNNNNNNNNNNNNNNNNNNNNNNNNNNNNNNNNNNNNNNNNNNNNNNNNNNNNNNNNNNNNNNNNNNNNNNNNNNNNNNNNNNNNNNNNNNNNNNNNNNNNNNNNNNNNNNNNNNNNNNNNNNNNNNNNNNNNNNNNNN from Theropithecus gelada isolate Dixy chromosome 9, Tgel_1.0, whole genome shotgun sequence includes these protein-coding regions:
- the CHCHD1 gene encoding coiled-coil-helix-coiled-coil-helix domain-containing protein 1, whose protein sequence is MATPSLRGRLARFGNPRKPVLKPNKPLILANRVGERSREKGEATCITEMAVMMACWKQNEFRDDACRKEIQGFLDCAAKAQEARKMRSIRESGSLPPNKLNKLLQRFPNKPHLS